One window of the Salvia miltiorrhiza cultivar Shanhuang (shh) chromosome 6, IMPLAD_Smil_shh, whole genome shotgun sequence genome contains the following:
- the LOC130989432 gene encoding bidirectional sugar transporter SWEET6b-like: MHGVSLIRFVVGVIGNIVSAFLFLSPMPTFWRIYKNKNTEDFDSFPYLSAFMNCIMWIFYGMPFVHPDSVLIITINSFGLLLEIIYLITFFIYTSSKQRKRIILGILLELVLFAIIIVVTLLALHTTTRRSMIVGILCDIFGILMYASPLSTMRLVIQQKNPESMPFWLCVTGFLNGAIWFCYAFLKKFDPYLAFGNGVGGAFGALQLSVYAYYYFKNSPSKDEVKPAAPAIELV; the protein is encoded by the exons ATGCACGGAGTAAGTTTGATTCGTTTCGTGGTCGGCGTCATTG GCAACATAGTATCTGCCTTCCTATTTCTCTCTCCAAT GCCGACATTTTGGAGAAtctataaaaacaaaaacaccgAAGACTTCGATTCATTTCCATATCTTTCCGCCTTCATGAACTGCATTATGTGGATATTCTACGGCATGCCCTTTGTTCATCCAGACAGCGTGCTCATCATCACTATAAATAGCTTTGGCCTTCTGTTGGAGATTATATATTTGATTACTTTCTTCATCTACACCTCCTCCAAGCAAAGG AAACGTATAATTCTAGGCATACTTCTTGAGCTAGTTCTTTTTGCTATAATCATCGTCGTCACCCTCCTCGCCCTCCACACAACCACTAGGAGGTCTATGATTGTTGGCATTTTATGCGACATCTTCGGCATTCTTATGTATGCCTCCCCTCTCTCCACAATG AGACTTGTCATACAACAGAAGAATCCGGAGTCCATGCCGTTTTGGCTCTGCGTAACTGGCTTTCTGAACGGCGCCATATGGTTTTGCTATGCttttctcaagaaatttgatccTTATCTTGCT TTTGGAAATGGCGTTGGAGGAGCATTTGGGGCATTGCAACTCTCCGTCTATGCTTATTACTACTTCAAGAATTCTCCTTCAAAGGATGAAGTCAAGCCGGCTGCCCCTGCTATAGAATTAGTTTGA
- the LOC130989443 gene encoding pleiotropic drug resistance protein 2-like encodes MSKIVVAAAVAQDHGHGRPPPRRAGTLRISLLPSPHKLSFPPDHSHGTAAANGCPEPGTTAVNGCLKELAMTVFRLPVFFKQRDSLFYPAWAFALPIWVLCIPIFVVESALWIIFTYYTIGFAPSPVRFFKQLLAFIGVHQMALSLFRFIAVVGRTQVVANTFGTFALLLVFVLAGFVVAKGK; translated from the exons ATGTCAAAAATTGTGGTTGCGGCCGCAGTGGCTCAAGACCACGGCCATGGTCGTCCACCACCGCGCCGTGCTGGCACCCTCCGCATCTCCCTCCTCCCGTCTCCACACAAGCTCTCATTTCCCCCCGACCACAGCCATGGCACAGCCGCAGCCAATGGCTGCCCCGAGCCTGGCACCACCGCCGTCAATGGGTGTCTCAAG GAGCTTGCAATGACAGTTTTTAGGCTTCCTGTGTTTTTCAAGCAGAGGGACAGTCTATTCTACCCAGCTTGGGCCTTCGCGTTGCCAATTTGGGTGCTTTGTATTCCCATCTTTGTCGTGGAGTCTGCATTGTGGATCATCTTCACCTACTACACCATTGGATTTGCACCTTCTCCTGTTAG GTTCTTCAAACAACTGTTGGCCTTCATTGGGGTGCATCAGATGGCTCTCTCCCTCTTCCGTTTCATTGCTGTAGTAGGAAGAACTCAAGTCGTTGCAAACACATTTGGAACTTTCGCCTTGCTGTTGGTGTTTGTGTTGGCAGGCTTTGTTGTTGCAAAGGGTAAATAA
- the LOC130989403 gene encoding peptidyl-prolyl cis-trans isomerase CYP38, chloroplastic, with product MAAIISCHAHSFSRSKATNNFASSNSRSNCIKSPSPTQFKPLCSQKSNEFESISQQRDWFPSIKKSAISIALAVGLLGGFSDLGILESANAAAIAPALPDVSVLISGPPIKDPGALLRYALPIDNKAIREVQKPLEDITESLKIAGVKALDSVERNVRQASRALKQGRTMIVKGLAKSKVDDGIALLNKLEAGLDDMMKIAENRNRDAVLPKQKELLNYVGGVEEDMVDGFPYEVPEEYKNMPLLKGRATVDMKVKVKDNPNLDECVFRIVLDGYNAPVTAGNFVDLVERHFYDGMEIQRADGFVVQTGDPDGPAEGFIDPSTEKIRTIPLEIMAEGEKVPFYGETLEELGLYKAQTKLPFNAFGTMAMAREEFEDNSASSQVFWLLKESELTPSNANILDGRYAVFGYVTENEELLADLKVGDVVESIQVVAGLDNLVNPSYKIAG from the exons ATGGCGGCTATTATTTCGTGCCACGCCCATTCCTTCTCACGTTCGAAGGCAACTAACAATTTTGCCAGCTCTAATTCTCGGTCTAATTGCATCAAATCGCCTTCTCCTACTCAGTTTAAACCTCTGTGCTCGCAAAAATCAAATGAATTCGAATCAATCTCTCAACAG AGGGATTGGTTTCCATCGATAAAAAAGAGCGCGATTTCGATTGCGCTGGCAGTAGGTTTGTTGGGAGGGTTTAGCGATTTGGGAATCTTGGAATCGGCCAATGCCGCAGCCATTGCTCCGGCATTGCCGGATGTTTCAGTTCTGATTTCTGGGCCACCAATTAAGGACCCTGGAGCTTTGCTGAGATACGCGTTGCCGATCGATAATAAGGCCATAAGGGAGGTTCAGAAGCCTCTAGAAGATATTACGGAAAGTCTGAAAATTGCTGGTGTGAAAGCTCTTGATTCTGTGGAAAGA AATGTGAGGCAGGCGTCGAGGGCGCTGAAGCAGGGCAGGACCATGATAGTTAAGGGGCTGGCGAAGTCGAAGGTGGATGATGGGATCGCTTTGCTTAACAAGCTGGAGGCGGGATTGGATGACATGATGAAGATTGCGGAGAACAGGAACCGGGATGCAGTCTTGCCCAAGCAGAAGGAGCTGCTCAATTATGTTGGAGG TGTTGAAGAGGATATGGTCGATGGCTTTCCGTATGAAGTGCCTGAAGAGTACAAAAACATGCCGTTGCTGAAGGGAAGGGCAACCGTAGATATGAAGGTCAAGGTCAAGGACAACCCTAACCTGGATGAGTGTGTATTTCGTATTGTTTTGGATGGTTATAATGCCCCTGTAACTGCTGGAAATTTTGTGGATTTGGTGGAAAGACATTTCTACGACGGAATGGAGATCCAAAGAG CGGACGGCTTTGTAGTCCAAACAGGAGATCCTGATGGTCCTGCGGAGGGCTTTATTGACCCTAGTACAGAAAAAATCCGTACTATACCTCTTGAAATTATGGCGGAGGGAGAAAAGGTGCCCTTCTATGGAGAAACTCTAGAA GAGCTCGGTCTATACAAGGCTCAAACAAAACTTCCATTCAATGCATTTGGAACCATGGCCATGGCTCGAGAG GAATTTGAGGACAACTCTGCATCAAGCCAGGTATTTTGGCTGTTGAAAGAAAGTGAACTAACTCCTAGCAATGCCAACATATTGGATGGTAGATACGCGGTGTTCGGCTACGTCACAGAAAACGAGGAGCTTTTAGCAGACCTTAAGGTTGGTGATGTTGTAGAGTCGATCCAAGTGGTAGCAGGCTTAGATAATCTTGTTAATCCGAGCTACAAGATTGCTGGTTAG